The following are from one region of the Silurus meridionalis isolate SWU-2019-XX chromosome 25, ASM1480568v1, whole genome shotgun sequence genome:
- the gpr83 gene encoding LOW QUALITY PROTEIN: probable G-protein coupled receptor 83 (The sequence of the model RefSeq protein was modified relative to this genomic sequence to represent the inferred CDS: inserted 1 base in 1 codon): MSLGNSSVDLLSALWNFSVEDGVGESGAGNRAGAHKPMVRTVLSVSYSIIIIIXLFGNAVVCHVVMKSKRLHTVTGVFIMNLAIADILITLLNTPFTLVRFIYSTWVFGKAMCHVSRFAQYCSVHVSVFTLVAIAIDRHQVVLHPMKQRMSRLQGVVWVGVIWLMATCFSLPHAIYQTLLHFEIGEGNVRMVCLPSFPQPSDLFWKYLDLATFVLLYVLPLAIITVAYVVIAKKLLARNAIGDVTLAQSSAHRRRKRMTMKMLIAVVVVFAVCWFPLNCYVVLLSSKVIQANNAIYFSFHWLAMSSTCYNPFIYCWLNHNFRAEIRSLLLIARRGKIRSNEEP; encoded by the exons ATGTCTCTAGGTAACAGCTCAGTGGATCTTCTCTCTGCTCTGTGGAACTTCTCGGTGGAGGATGGTGTGGGGGAGAGCGGAGCAGGGAACCGAGCCGGGGCTCACAAGCCGATGGTGCGTACTGTGCTCTCTGTCTCCtactccatcatcatcatca ctctgtTTGGGAATGCAGTGGTGTGTCACGTGGTGATGAAGAGCAAGCGATTGCACACGGTGACCGGTGTCTTCATCATGAACCTGGCCATCGCAGACATTCTTATCACCCTCCTCAACACTCCATTCACTCTG gTGCGTTTTATCTACAGTACATGGGTGTTTGGAAAGGCAATGTGTCATGTGAGCCGTTTTGCTCAGTACTGCTCCGTACATGTGTCTGTATTCACCCTCGTAGCGATTGCTATTGATAGACACCAg gtggtgctgcaccCAATGAAGCAGAGGATGTCCCGCCTCCAGGGTGTGGTTTGGGTGGGAGTGATCTGGTTGATGGCCACATGTTTCTcacttcctcatgccatctacCAAACCCTGCTGCACTTTGAGATCGG TGAGGGGAACGTGAGGATGGTTTGCCTTCCCAGCTTCCCTCAACCATCTGATCTTTTCTGGAAGTACCTGGACCTCGCCACCTTTGTCCTGCTCTATGTGTTGCCGTTGGCGATTATCACCGTTGCTTATGTTGTCATAGCAAAAAAACTGTTGGCGCGGAACGCCATCGGTGACGTGACGCTGGCCCAGAGCTCTGCCCACCGCCGGAGGAAGAGGATGACGATGAAGATGCTGATCGCGGTGGTGGTGGTTTTTGCTGTCTGCTGGTTCCCGCTGAATTGCTACGTGGTTCTGCTATCTAGCAAAGTGATCCAGGCTAACAACGCCATATACTTCAGCTTCCACTGGCTGGCCATGAGCTCCACCTGCTACAATCCATTCATCTACTGCTGGCTCAACCACAACTTCAGAGCCGAGATCAGATCACTTCTGCTCATCGCACGCCGTGGCAAAATCAGAAGCAACGAGGAGCCCTGA
- the arhgap20b gene encoding uncharacterized protein arhgap20b isoform X1, which translates to MHPLIGHELPYCILLYWLRGQRSQHTFSTQQWHSADELRVTDDNNTSSPRFLLKTRTEIHTHTYTGSLKHKRKRSLIGWALRKGHVQSEGQNDLEYASNKLFGQSLASICHDGNLPKEIMDMLCVLYHQGPETLGIFRRSANAKICRILKEKLNLRHPVSFRGESVFVSASLLTEFLRKLPGSVLGCDLYEDWMNAMETEDQQSRCSSVTSVLAKLPQINRTLLCYVFGVLHRIHTHSDVNQMTASNLALCVAPNILWRATSSNPEEESQRLLQVVALVRFLIENAPSIFGDEAEDVFTTLLNAAQQNNDLTADSSLPLHSSSEETDLDFFPSSLLSSDLEPFLPLRTLSLCPLTVATETTDSVSSCGTLDSSPPMPISLGELRQSRDRCLSEPLMCFDTTSPSQAPPHPSVIRQSSCDNAVMDNKISQSQSPVLQGRGRGVGKGRYAFWKSPQFPARFRHPAQRLASMSSLSSTTTSSLSSLDSFEYTSSPSDDKPRPFLFGTSARLRPLTPEMPRKLWTMAYTYDELKDKQKNEERDKEKDGECQVSNINIKDECKENDDQDGEIKEVRDELIKEKHDGEMQPHSCPTHKHTLHTHSLTLPSKPDRISRLKITLFPSVGRRMFKQSGRVAMETEGVPVTMAQVNIPQTLFYNQNVNLVFQSDGSRCKISDTGEDCTCHDTRVSKATEDDANHDLSKTTPDNNLQSEADVSQIVSDISDRKSFNQSAADVSQSDNRISIKTSTSTGHKISINLNDSIQCDAITDCTVNISSIKVSQSASASTSHTVSIADVHGASQSINTPGASISRAISGNKIDPRVSISPSNANQNTDAPSKTSIRQTIRIRLPATVRNSVRAYFSPGYTLTRSHSETHTHSAMSTQTHTLPKSQTRPLCTSKMQ; encoded by the exons ATGCACCCACTTATCG gTCACGAGCTCCCCTACTGTATCCTGTTGTACTGGTTGCGAGGTCAGAGGTCACAGCACACGTTCAGTACACAGCAGTGGCACAGTGCAGATGAACTGCGTGTTACAGACGACAACAACACATCATCACCCCGATTTCTACTCAAGACCCGaacagagatacacacacacacttacacag GTTCTCTAAAGCACAAGAGGAAGAGATCTCTGATTGGTTGGGCCCTGAGGAAAGGACATGTCCAGTCAGAAGGACAGAACGACCTTGAGTACGCCTCTAACAAGCTGTTCGGCCAATCGCTGGCCTCAATTTGTCATGATGGAAATCTCCCTAAAGAGATCATG gatatGCTATGTGTCCTGTACCATCAAGGCCCTGAAACCTTGGGTATATTCCGGCGCTCAGCGAATGCTAAAATCTGCAGGATCCTGAAGGAGAAGCTGAACCTCAGACATCCGGTTTCATTCCGAGGAGAATCTGTGTTTGTCTCTGCCTCACTCCTTACT gagttcCTACGTAAGTTACCTGGCAGCGTCTTGGGTTGTGATCTGTATGAAGATTGGATGAATGCGATGGAAACAGAAGACCAGCAGTCCAGATGCTCCTCAGTGACgag tgtattggcAAAGTTGCCCCAGATTAACCGCACCCTGCTGTGTTACGTGTTTGGAGTGCTCCatcgtatacacacacactcagacgtCAATCAGATGACGGCGTCTAATCTGGCTCTGTGTGTTGCTCCTAACATCCTGTGGAGAGCAACGAGTTCCAACCCAGAGGAGGAAAGCCAAAGATTACtgcag GTGGTTGCACTCGTTCGTTTTCTGATTGAGAACGCTCCCTCTATCTTTGGTGACGAAGCGGAAGATGTTTTTACGACGCTCTTGAATGCAGCACAGCAAAACAACGACCTTACGG ctgaCTCTTCCCTGCCTCTCCACTCGTCCTCAGAAGAGACAGATCTGGACTTTTTTccatcttctctcctctcttcggACCTCGAGCCATTCCTTCCACTGAGAACGCTGTCCTTGTGTCCCCTTACAGTTGCCACAGAAACCACGGACAGTGTTTCCAGCTGTGGGACGCTCGATTCATCACCTCCGATGCCGATCTCGCTCGGTGAACTCAGACAATCGCGGGACAGATGTCTTTCTGAGCCTTTAATGTGCTTTGATACAACGTCTCCTTCCCAAGCCCCGCCCCATCCTTCTGTCATCCGCCAGTCAAGCTGCGACAACGCCGTCATGGACAACAAAATTAGCCAATCACAGAGCCCGGTGTTGCAGGGGCGTGGTAGAGGCGTGGGAAAGGGGCGTTACGCTTTCTGGAAGTCCCCACAGTTTCCTGCACGTTTCCGTCATCCTGCACAGCGATTGGCAAGCATGTCCAGTCTGTCGTCAACGACAACGTCCTCTCTTAGCTCATTGGACAGCTTCGAGTACACCTCAAGTCCAAGCGATGATAAGCCCCGCCCATTTTTGTTTGGTACCTCGGCCAGGCTCCGCCCACTGACCCCTGAGATGCCGAGGAAGCTGTGGACGATGGCTTACACTTATGATGAGCTAAAGgacaaacagaaaaatgaagAGAGGGACAAAGAGAAGGATGGGGAATGTCAAGTctcaaatataaacataaaggaTGAGTGTAAAGAGAATGATGATCAGGATGGAGAGATAAAAGAAGTAAGAGATGAACTGATAAAGGAGAAGCATGATGGAGAGATGCAACCACACTCATGTCccacacataaacatacactacacacacattcgCTAACACTCCCGTCCAAACCGGATAGAATCAGCAGGTTGAAAATCACCTTGTTCCCCAGTGTGGGCAGGAGGATGTTCAAGCAGTCCGGGAGGGTTGCCATGGAGACGGAAGGAGTGCCGGTTACCATGGCGCAGGTGAACATTCCACAAACGCTATTCTACAATCAGAACGTCAACCTTGTGTTTCAGTCAGACGGAAGCCGATGTAAGATTAGCGACACGGGCGAGGATTGTACGTGTCATGACACTCGCGTAAGCAAAGCAACAGAAGATGATGCTAACCATGATCTTAGCAAGACCACACCCGATAACAATTTACAGAGTGAAGCTGATGTCAGCCAAATAGTTAGCGACATTAGTGACAGAAAATCTTTTAACCAAAGTGCAGCTGATGTTAGCCAGAGTGACAACAGAATTAGCATCAAAACCTCTACTAGCACAGGTCACAAAATTAGCATAAACTTGAATGATTCCATCCAGTGTGACGCTATCACTGACTGCACAGTAAACATCAGCAGTATAAAAGTTAGCCAGAGTGCTTCTGCTAGCACGAGCCATACGGTTAGCATTGCGGATGTCCATGGTGCTAGCCAGAGCATCAATACTCCTGGTGCTAGCATAAGCCGTGCGATTAGCGGTAACAAAATTGACCCCAGGGTTAGCATTTCTCCCAGTAATGCTAATCAGAATACAGATGCGCCCAGCAAAACGTCGATCCGACAAACTATTCGCATACGGCTACCAGCTACAGTGCGCAACAGCGTCAGAGCGTACTTTAGCCCCGGCTACACACTAACACGCTCGCactcagagacacacacacactcagcaatgagtacacaaacacacacacttcccaaaTCACAGACCAGGCCTCTGTGTACTAGTAAAATGCAGTAG
- the arhgap20b gene encoding uncharacterized protein arhgap20b isoform X2, with translation MHPLIGHELPYCILLYWLRGQRSQHTFSTQQWHSADELRVTDDNNTSSPRFLLKTRTEIHTHTYTGSLKHKRKRSLIGWALRKGHVQSEGQNDLEYASNKLFGQSLASICHDGNLPKEIMDMLCVLYHQGPETLGIFRRSANAKICRILKEKLNLRHPVSFRGESVFVSASLLTEFLRKLPGSVLGCDLYEDWMNAMETEDQQSRCSSVTSVLAKLPQINRTLLCYVFGVLHRIHTHSDVNQMTASNLALCVAPNILWRATSSNPEEESQRLLQVVALVRFLIENAPSIFGDEAEDVFTTLLNAAQQNNDLTVATETTDSVSSCGTLDSSPPMPISLGELRQSRDRCLSEPLMCFDTTSPSQAPPHPSVIRQSSCDNAVMDNKISQSQSPVLQGRGRGVGKGRYAFWKSPQFPARFRHPAQRLASMSSLSSTTTSSLSSLDSFEYTSSPSDDKPRPFLFGTSARLRPLTPEMPRKLWTMAYTYDELKDKQKNEERDKEKDGECQVSNINIKDECKENDDQDGEIKEVRDELIKEKHDGEMQPHSCPTHKHTLHTHSLTLPSKPDRISRLKITLFPSVGRRMFKQSGRVAMETEGVPVTMAQVNIPQTLFYNQNVNLVFQSDGSRCKISDTGEDCTCHDTRVSKATEDDANHDLSKTTPDNNLQSEADVSQIVSDISDRKSFNQSAADVSQSDNRISIKTSTSTGHKISINLNDSIQCDAITDCTVNISSIKVSQSASASTSHTVSIADVHGASQSINTPGASISRAISGNKIDPRVSISPSNANQNTDAPSKTSIRQTIRIRLPATVRNSVRAYFSPGYTLTRSHSETHTHSAMSTQTHTLPKSQTRPLCTSKMQ, from the exons ATGCACCCACTTATCG gTCACGAGCTCCCCTACTGTATCCTGTTGTACTGGTTGCGAGGTCAGAGGTCACAGCACACGTTCAGTACACAGCAGTGGCACAGTGCAGATGAACTGCGTGTTACAGACGACAACAACACATCATCACCCCGATTTCTACTCAAGACCCGaacagagatacacacacacacttacacag GTTCTCTAAAGCACAAGAGGAAGAGATCTCTGATTGGTTGGGCCCTGAGGAAAGGACATGTCCAGTCAGAAGGACAGAACGACCTTGAGTACGCCTCTAACAAGCTGTTCGGCCAATCGCTGGCCTCAATTTGTCATGATGGAAATCTCCCTAAAGAGATCATG gatatGCTATGTGTCCTGTACCATCAAGGCCCTGAAACCTTGGGTATATTCCGGCGCTCAGCGAATGCTAAAATCTGCAGGATCCTGAAGGAGAAGCTGAACCTCAGACATCCGGTTTCATTCCGAGGAGAATCTGTGTTTGTCTCTGCCTCACTCCTTACT gagttcCTACGTAAGTTACCTGGCAGCGTCTTGGGTTGTGATCTGTATGAAGATTGGATGAATGCGATGGAAACAGAAGACCAGCAGTCCAGATGCTCCTCAGTGACgag tgtattggcAAAGTTGCCCCAGATTAACCGCACCCTGCTGTGTTACGTGTTTGGAGTGCTCCatcgtatacacacacactcagacgtCAATCAGATGACGGCGTCTAATCTGGCTCTGTGTGTTGCTCCTAACATCCTGTGGAGAGCAACGAGTTCCAACCCAGAGGAGGAAAGCCAAAGATTACtgcag GTGGTTGCACTCGTTCGTTTTCTGATTGAGAACGCTCCCTCTATCTTTGGTGACGAAGCGGAAGATGTTTTTACGACGCTCTTGAATGCAGCACAGCAAAACAACGACCTTACGG TTGCCACAGAAACCACGGACAGTGTTTCCAGCTGTGGGACGCTCGATTCATCACCTCCGATGCCGATCTCGCTCGGTGAACTCAGACAATCGCGGGACAGATGTCTTTCTGAGCCTTTAATGTGCTTTGATACAACGTCTCCTTCCCAAGCCCCGCCCCATCCTTCTGTCATCCGCCAGTCAAGCTGCGACAACGCCGTCATGGACAACAAAATTAGCCAATCACAGAGCCCGGTGTTGCAGGGGCGTGGTAGAGGCGTGGGAAAGGGGCGTTACGCTTTCTGGAAGTCCCCACAGTTTCCTGCACGTTTCCGTCATCCTGCACAGCGATTGGCAAGCATGTCCAGTCTGTCGTCAACGACAACGTCCTCTCTTAGCTCATTGGACAGCTTCGAGTACACCTCAAGTCCAAGCGATGATAAGCCCCGCCCATTTTTGTTTGGTACCTCGGCCAGGCTCCGCCCACTGACCCCTGAGATGCCGAGGAAGCTGTGGACGATGGCTTACACTTATGATGAGCTAAAGgacaaacagaaaaatgaagAGAGGGACAAAGAGAAGGATGGGGAATGTCAAGTctcaaatataaacataaaggaTGAGTGTAAAGAGAATGATGATCAGGATGGAGAGATAAAAGAAGTAAGAGATGAACTGATAAAGGAGAAGCATGATGGAGAGATGCAACCACACTCATGTCccacacataaacatacactacacacacattcgCTAACACTCCCGTCCAAACCGGATAGAATCAGCAGGTTGAAAATCACCTTGTTCCCCAGTGTGGGCAGGAGGATGTTCAAGCAGTCCGGGAGGGTTGCCATGGAGACGGAAGGAGTGCCGGTTACCATGGCGCAGGTGAACATTCCACAAACGCTATTCTACAATCAGAACGTCAACCTTGTGTTTCAGTCAGACGGAAGCCGATGTAAGATTAGCGACACGGGCGAGGATTGTACGTGTCATGACACTCGCGTAAGCAAAGCAACAGAAGATGATGCTAACCATGATCTTAGCAAGACCACACCCGATAACAATTTACAGAGTGAAGCTGATGTCAGCCAAATAGTTAGCGACATTAGTGACAGAAAATCTTTTAACCAAAGTGCAGCTGATGTTAGCCAGAGTGACAACAGAATTAGCATCAAAACCTCTACTAGCACAGGTCACAAAATTAGCATAAACTTGAATGATTCCATCCAGTGTGACGCTATCACTGACTGCACAGTAAACATCAGCAGTATAAAAGTTAGCCAGAGTGCTTCTGCTAGCACGAGCCATACGGTTAGCATTGCGGATGTCCATGGTGCTAGCCAGAGCATCAATACTCCTGGTGCTAGCATAAGCCGTGCGATTAGCGGTAACAAAATTGACCCCAGGGTTAGCATTTCTCCCAGTAATGCTAATCAGAATACAGATGCGCCCAGCAAAACGTCGATCCGACAAACTATTCGCATACGGCTACCAGCTACAGTGCGCAACAGCGTCAGAGCGTACTTTAGCCCCGGCTACACACTAACACGCTCGCactcagagacacacacacactcagcaatgagtacacaaacacacacacttcccaaaTCACAGACCAGGCCTCTGTGTACTAGTAAAATGCAGTAG